The following proteins are co-located in the Armatimonadota bacterium genome:
- a CDS encoding PEP-CTERM sorting domain-containing protein translates to MGRQAGYAAVVVTAVLLSLADALPAWAQVRPVEVPEPGGFALMGTALFGALAAWRLLRRRA, encoded by the coding sequence ATGGGGCGGCAGGCGGGATACGCGGCGGTTGTGGTGACGGCGGTGCTGCTCTCCCTCGCGGACGCTCTGCCGGCCTGGGCGCAGGTCCGACCCGTGGAGGTCCCTGAGCCGGGCGGGTTCGCCCTCATGGGCACCGCCCTGTTCGGGGCCCTCGCGGCGTGGAGGCTGTTGAGGCGGCGGGCGTGA